A window from Chromatiales bacterium encodes these proteins:
- a CDS encoding branched-chain amino acid transaminase → MENKDGWIWYDENFVPWREARVHVLTHTLHYGMGVFEGVRAYLTEQGTAIFRLQDHTKRLFDSARMLGITMPYTPEQMNAAQKEVLIKNKLDSAYIRPMIFYGAEGMGLHTKELKVHGIVAAWQWGAYLGEENMQRGISVKVSSIARYAVNTAMCRAKANGYYINSMLALQEAQQHGYDEALMLDVNGYLAEGSGENIFILSDGVIYTPELGCVLDGITRRTIIELATNELGMDVVEKKITRDEAYIADEVFFTGTAAEVAPVRKIDEHCIADGKRGPVTEKLQALYNDVVGGRNKKYQDYLTFI, encoded by the coding sequence ATGGAAAATAAAGACGGTTGGATATGGTACGATGAAAATTTTGTGCCATGGCGAGAGGCGCGTGTCCATGTATTAACGCATACCCTACACTACGGGATGGGGGTCTTTGAGGGCGTCAGAGCTTATCTGACTGAGCAAGGTACAGCAATTTTTCGCTTGCAAGACCATACCAAGAGGTTGTTTGACTCGGCAAGGATGCTGGGTATAACCATGCCTTATACACCCGAACAAATGAATGCAGCACAAAAAGAAGTACTGATAAAAAATAAGCTAGACAGCGCTTATATACGCCCGATGATTTTTTATGGAGCAGAAGGTATGGGCTTGCATACCAAAGAATTAAAAGTACACGGCATCGTAGCAGCGTGGCAATGGGGGGCTTATCTAGGTGAAGAGAATATGCAACGCGGCATTAGCGTTAAGGTCTCTTCTATCGCCCGCTACGCGGTGAATACTGCTATGTGTAGAGCAAAAGCGAACGGCTATTACATCAATTCTATGCTCGCTCTACAGGAGGCGCAACAGCATGGCTACGACGAGGCGTTAATGCTCGATGTGAATGGCTATCTCGCCGAGGGTAGCGGCGAAAATATCTTTATTCTTTCCGACGGTGTTATTTACACACCTGAGCTAGGCTGTGTGCTGGACGGTATTACTCGGCGTACCATCATAGAACTTGCCACCAATGAATTGGGGATGGATGTGGTAGAGAAAAAAATTACCCGAGACGAAGCCTATATAGCTGACGAGGTGTTTTTTACCGGCACCGCAGCCGAAGTCGCTCCGGTACGCAAGATAGACGAACACTGTATCGCCGATGGCAAACGCGGCCCTGTTACTGAGAAGTTGCAAGCACTATACAACGATGTGGTTGGTGGGCGCAATAAAAAATACCAAGATTACTTAACATTTATTTAA
- the bioA gene encoding adenosylmethionine--8-amino-7-oxononanoate transaminase, translating into MSAFDHHHLRHPYSALGTTAQVWPVVEAHQVYLVLADGTELIDGMSSWWAAIHGYNHPRLNAAAKAQLSKMAHVMFGGLTHPPAVALGQSLCSLLPSPLDCIFFCDSGSVSVEVAIKMALQYQQAKGSTDKTKLLTIRGGYHGDTFAAMSVCDPETGMHGLFRGILPQQIFVAAPRYRERADEVALNTLEKTIAQHADSIAAMILEPIVQGAGGMHIYHPSYLRRAHELCQQHDILLIFDEIATGFGRTGTLFALQQADVVPDIMCIGKALGAGYLTIAATITSQSISRAVDNGAAGAFMHGPTYMANPLACAVALANVELLKQNHWAQQVSSIERQLIAELSVCNDYKSVKEVRVIGAIGIVELHNPVDVPALCKAFVQRGVWIRPFRNLVYIMPPYIITAEQLSQLTTAICEVVAICEVVR; encoded by the coding sequence ATGTCGGCGTTTGACCACCACCACCTGCGTCATCCGTATAGTGCATTAGGCACTACAGCTCAAGTTTGGCCAGTAGTCGAAGCGCACCAAGTCTACTTAGTGCTCGCCGACGGCACTGAACTAATAGACGGCATGTCGTCTTGGTGGGCAGCCATCCACGGCTACAATCATCCACGATTAAACGCAGCTGCAAAAGCACAACTCTCAAAGATGGCGCATGTGATGTTCGGTGGCTTGACGCATCCACCAGCGGTCGCATTAGGTCAATCTTTGTGTTCGTTGTTGCCGTCGCCGTTGGATTGTATTTTCTTTTGTGACTCTGGCTCAGTCTCGGTAGAAGTGGCAATCAAAATGGCGTTGCAATATCAGCAAGCCAAAGGTAGCACAGATAAAACTAAGTTATTGACTATACGCGGTGGTTATCACGGCGACACTTTTGCGGCGATGTCGGTTTGCGACCCTGAGACTGGGATGCATGGCTTGTTTCGTGGGATTTTGCCACAACAGATCTTCGTAGCAGCACCGCGCTACCGAGAGCGGGCAGACGAAGTTGCTCTGAATACACTTGAAAAAACTATAGCGCAGCACGCAGATAGTATTGCGGCGATGATATTGGAACCTATCGTGCAAGGTGCTGGTGGCATGCATATATATCACCCCAGTTATTTGCGCAGAGCACACGAACTTTGCCAGCAACACGATATTTTGCTGATCTTTGATGAAATTGCTACCGGCTTCGGCAGAACAGGCACCTTATTTGCGCTACAACAAGCCGATGTTGTGCCTGATATTATGTGTATCGGCAAAGCCCTAGGCGCTGGCTATCTAACGATTGCTGCGACGATAACCAGCCAGTCAATCAGTCGGGCAGTTGATAATGGCGCAGCCGGTGCATTTATGCACGGTCCGACTTATATGGCAAATCCGCTTGCCTGTGCGGTTGCATTGGCAAATGTTGAATTGCTTAAGCAAAATCATTGGGCGCAACAAGTCTCGTCTATCGAACGGCAACTCATAGCCGAGCTGAGTGTTTGCAACGACTACAAATCGGTTAAGGAAGTACGCGTCATCGGTGCAATTGGTATCGTTGAACTGCATAATCCTGTTGATGTTCCTGCATTGTGTAAAGCCTTTGTGCAACGAGGGGTTTGGATTAGACCATTTAGAAATCTGGTCTACATTATGCCACCTTATATAATCACTGCCGAGCAGCTGTCGCAGTTGACCACCGCAATTTGTGAAGTGGTGGCAATTTGTGAAGTGGTGCGATAA
- a CDS encoding pentapeptide repeat-containing protein — protein MPDFRLAQFKSLDLSHSNLSYIILWNADLRGADLKSAKLMGADLMGADLRGADLSWADLTGTDLSDTDLRGADLNWADLTDTNMKDGYYNSETTFPTDFVPIKAGMIPKPD, from the coding sequence ATGCCTGATTTTAGGTTGGCTCAATTCAAAAGCCTAGATCTTTCTCATTCAAATTTAAGCTATATCATTCTATGGAACGCTGATTTAAGGGGAGCTGATTTAAAGAGTGCTAAATTAATGGGAGCTGATTTAATGGGAGCTGATTTAAGGGGAGCTGATTTGAGCTGGGCTGATTTAACGGGAACTGATTTAAGCGACACTGATTTAAGGGGGGCTGATTTGAACTGGGCTGATTTAACTGATACTAATATGAAAGATGGTTACTATAATTCAGAAACTACATTCCCGACAGATTTTGTCCCTATAAAAGCAGGTATGATACCGAAACCAGATTAG
- a CDS encoding peroxiredoxin, with the protein MSKIVVDKKVPDFKLPATGEKEVALSDFIGSKLVLYFYPRDNTPGCSRESQDFKSKARSFDSHNTKIIGVSRDTIKSHEKFKGKYKFPFDLLSDQDEEVCKLFDVIKPKSMYGKMFRGIERSTFLIDEKGILRQEWRKVKVSGHVAEVLEAAKNI; encoded by the coding sequence ATGAGCAAAATAGTAGTAGATAAAAAGGTGCCAGATTTTAAGCTACCTGCCACCGGCGAGAAGGAAGTTGCGTTATCCGATTTCATTGGTTCTAAGCTGGTTCTCTATTTTTACCCGCGCGATAACACACCGGGTTGTAGCCGAGAGAGCCAAGACTTCAAAAGCAAGGCGCGTAGCTTTGATAGCCACAATACCAAAATTATCGGAGTGTCGCGCGACACCATTAAGTCGCACGAGAAATTTAAGGGTAAATATAAGTTTCCGTTTGATCTTTTATCTGATCAAGATGAGGAAGTCTGCAAGTTATTTGATGTCATTAAGCCGAAGAGCATGTACGGCAAAATGTTTCGTGGCATCGAGCGTAGCACTTTTTTGATAGACGAAAAAGGTATACTCAGACAAGAGTGGCGTAAAGTTAAAGTATCGGGGCATGTAGCTGAAGTACTAGAGGCAGCGAAGAACATCTAG
- a CDS encoding transposase, translating into MCITQKISWVYAAAFGKEKSKHAILGIREQNSSTKMANTKQTLNLIIHNNMRVGYNTYTNNNPSYTGAYRRHKVVKHSTKEYVNGMAHTNGIESVWAVLKRGYNRTYHNWSMKHCKRYVDEFVFRLSEGNCKVDTVDRLAAMVDASGGKSIKYKELLD; encoded by the coding sequence ATGTGTATTACTCAAAAAATCAGCTGGGTTTATGCTGCAGCGTTTGGTAAAGAAAAAAGCAAGCATGCTATACTAGGAATAAGGGAGCAAAATAGTAGCACAAAAATGGCAAACACCAAGCAAACATTAAACTTGATTATTCATAATAATATGCGGGTAGGCTACAATACATACACTAATAATAATCCGTCTTATACTGGAGCGTATAGGCGGCATAAAGTAGTTAAGCACTCGACAAAAGAATATGTGAATGGCATGGCACACACCAATGGAATAGAAAGCGTGTGGGCGGTATTAAAGCGAGGCTACAACAGGACATACCATAATTGGAGCATGAAGCACTGCAAGAGATATGTAGATGAGTTTGTATTTAGACTGAGCGAAGGGAATTGTAAAGTAGACACGGTAGATAGGCTAGCTGCTATGGTTGACGCCAGTGGTGGCAAAAGTATAAAGTATAAAGAATTGCTAGATTAG
- a CDS encoding YggT family protein: MMSATQQISLFLVDTLMTLYILFLMARAILEASQADFYNPVSQSVYKITQPLLRLVRLVIPAVGVWDIGCWLLIYVMRVAELFLIMLIQGASWPIELLLRISAFQVVEWLIQFYAIAIFILAIASWFVSPVQMIKNPVLSLLNHIVTPLIAPVRRFMPTVGVVDFSPLIVLLGLYLLLNIIRTFY, translated from the coding sequence ATGATGAGTGCCACGCAGCAAATTTCTTTATTTTTAGTTGATACTTTGATGACTCTCTATATACTTTTTTTGATGGCACGCGCCATACTGGAAGCAAGCCAAGCCGATTTTTATAACCCGGTCTCGCAAAGCGTTTATAAGATCACCCAACCGCTACTTAGACTAGTCAGACTGGTGATACCGGCAGTGGGCGTATGGGACATAGGTTGTTGGCTGTTGATTTATGTTATGCGAGTAGCAGAATTGTTTTTGATAATGCTGATACAAGGAGCTTCGTGGCCTATAGAATTATTGCTCAGGATCTCAGCGTTTCAAGTCGTCGAATGGTTGATACAATTCTATGCCATTGCTATTTTCATTTTAGCAATCGCTAGCTGGTTCGTTAGCCCAGTGCAAATGATAAAAAATCCAGTGTTGTCGCTATTGAACCATATAGTCACACCGCTGATAGCCCCAGTGAGACGCTTTATGCCCACCGTAGGTGTGGTTGACTTCAGCCCACTGATAGTACTGCTCGGGTTATACCTGCTATTGAATATCATTCGCACCTTTTATTAG
- a CDS encoding pyrroline-5-carboxylate reductase, whose protein sequence is MTNITDTRIALVGYGNIARSLLTGLLATTPEATRISVSNPTADKFTELNQKNNRLRTYTSNVQAVENATLVILCVKPNMIQTVCAEIKHLLIKQTTILISVAAGVSVDLLQQWTSEALPIIRCMPNTPSAVGCGITALYANQCADTEHKKITADIFATVGATVWLNDEQDMHVVTALSGSGPAYFFRFTEALAKAAQHSGCSTEIAQRLALQTLYGAANLAVQSDSSLATLREQITSKGGVTEQGLKALEQVDIDQIAHTVLTKASARSIEISQQLEDK, encoded by the coding sequence ATGACAAATATCACAGACACACGAATCGCACTCGTTGGCTACGGCAATATTGCGCGTAGCTTGCTAACCGGCTTGCTGGCTACAACGCCTGAAGCAACCCGCATATCAGTATCAAACCCCACGGCTGATAAATTCACCGAACTCAATCAAAAAAACAATAGGCTACGCACCTACACTTCTAATGTGCAAGCAGTTGAAAATGCGACACTGGTGATTTTGTGTGTTAAGCCCAATATGATACAAACGGTGTGTGCGGAAATTAAACATCTATTGATTAAACAGACTACGATATTGATTTCGGTTGCCGCTGGTGTATCGGTTGATTTACTGCAACAGTGGACATCAGAGGCTCTGCCTATAATACGCTGTATGCCGAATACACCCAGCGCAGTAGGTTGCGGCATCACTGCACTCTATGCCAATCAGTGCGCTGATACTGAACATAAAAAAATAACCGCAGATATTTTTGCAACGGTGGGAGCAACTGTGTGGCTAAATGACGAACAGGATATGCATGTTGTGACTGCACTCTCAGGTAGCGGGCCGGCTTATTTTTTCAGGTTTACCGAAGCGTTGGCAAAGGCTGCACAGCACTCAGGTTGTTCAACAGAGATAGCCCAGAGACTAGCCTTGCAAACTTTATACGGTGCAGCTAATCTGGCAGTGCAAAGTGATTCCAGTCTGGCAACGCTGAGAGAACAAATCACCTCTAAAGGTGGCGTTACAGAGCAGGGCTTAAAAGCATTAGAGCAAGTCGATATAGATCAAATCGCCCACACGGTGTTGACGAAAGCGAGTGCACGGTCGATCGAAATATCACAACAACTAGAGGATAAATGA
- a CDS encoding VOC family protein — MRPPASAGLFHVALKVLDLKACEHFYVDVLGYTVEWRPDSENLYLSCGPDNLALHQVDSIDGSGALDHMGILLKRAEDVDLWHQFLLQKDVKIDKPPRTHRDGARSFYCLDPEGNCIQMIYHPPVVEK, encoded by the coding sequence ATGAGACCACCGGCATCGGCGGGTTTGTTTCATGTCGCGCTGAAGGTATTAGATCTAAAAGCATGTGAGCATTTTTATGTTGATGTGCTGGGTTATACGGTTGAATGGCGGCCAGACTCAGAGAATTTGTATTTGAGTTGCGGACCGGACAATTTAGCGTTGCATCAAGTCGATAGCATAGATGGCAGCGGTGCTTTAGACCATATGGGTATTCTATTAAAGCGAGCCGAAGATGTTGATTTGTGGCATCAGTTTTTATTGCAAAAAGATGTCAAAATAGACAAACCGCCACGCACCCATCGAGACGGTGCGCGTAGTTTCTATTGCCTTGATCCTGAAGGTAACTGCATACAAATGATTTATCATCCACCTGTAGTGGAGAAATGA
- a CDS encoding DNA adenine methylase — protein MLALWDGTRQASLLNRLNGKGKHKYSRYNGLPLRYAGGKTLAVGHIIEHLPPKTTSLVSPFFGGGSVEIACAKELGMKVKGYDVFSILTNYWQIQLKKPLELYSHLRKWKPTKSRYSQVKNRLRKHWDKSQKIEDKTSLAAHYWFNHNLSYGPGFLGWMSKIYEEEDRYIRLLDKVRNFTCPNLSVCWGNFSRTIPQHIDSFMYCDPPYYLNGNSKMFKGIYPQRNFPIHHNKFNHELLRDLLYKHKGGFILSYNDCQTIRDWYSDFDIVEVEWQYTLGQGETRIGKNRIENGTNNHIKHSHELLVLG, from the coding sequence ATGCTTGCATTGTGGGACGGAACCAGGCAAGCCAGTCTGTTGAACAGGCTTAATGGGAAAGGAAAACACAAGTACTCTAGATATAACGGTTTGCCGTTGCGATACGCTGGTGGGAAAACCCTTGCTGTTGGACACATAATAGAGCATCTACCACCTAAGACTACTTCATTGGTATCTCCGTTTTTTGGTGGCGGTAGTGTTGAGATTGCCTGTGCTAAAGAATTAGGTATGAAAGTGAAAGGTTACGATGTGTTTAGTATACTAACAAATTATTGGCAAATACAGCTAAAGAAACCATTAGAACTATATAGCCATTTGCGTAAATGGAAACCAACAAAAAGTAGATATTCACAAGTAAAAAATAGACTTCGCAAACACTGGGACAAGTCACAAAAAATAGAGGATAAAACATCTTTAGCAGCTCATTACTGGTTTAATCATAATCTATCTTATGGACCTGGTTTTTTAGGTTGGATGTCAAAAATATACGAGGAAGAAGACAGATACATTAGATTACTTGATAAAGTTAGAAACTTCACCTGCCCTAATCTATCAGTATGTTGGGGAAACTTCAGCAGAACTATACCTCAGCATATAGATTCTTTCATGTATTGCGACCCGCCTTATTATTTGAATGGTAATAGCAAGATGTTTAAGGGGATATACCCCCAAAGAAACTTCCCTATACACCACAACAAATTTAACCATGAGTTGTTGCGTGATCTACTTTACAAACATAAAGGTGGCTTTATCCTCTCATACAATGATTGCCAAACAATAAGAGATTGGTATTCTGATTTTGATATTGTAGAAGTGGAGTGGCAATACACACTTGGGCAAGGCGAAACACGAATAGGTAAAAACAGAATAGAGAACGGAACAAACAATCACATAAAACATTCACATGAACTTTTGGTGCTGGGATGA
- the tsaD gene encoding tRNA (adenosine(37)-N6)-threonylcarbamoyltransferase complex transferase subunit TsaD has protein sequence MGTLVLGIETSCDETGIGLVDSQMGVVGEALFSQIDIHREYGGVVPELASRDHIRKLLPLLDEALGDYRLTQVDAVAYTAGPGLIGALLTGAVIGHSLAWALDKPAFGIHHLEAHILACLLENPTLQPPYLALLVSGGHTQLIEVLGLGKYSLLGETLDDAVGEAFDKVAKMLSLPYPGGPAISQLAEHGKLGKFEFTSPMVNKPGLDFSFSGLKTQVMNQIRNSANDPQSRADIALAFEISAVNALIMKSKRALQQTSYKQLVVAGGVAANRRLRNKLKELAKDCAVEVIYPKPDLCMDNGVMIAHAGMLRLRAGQPEDLLPQVNARWSLSDLQPLSQ, from the coding sequence ATGGGGACGCTTGTTTTAGGCATAGAAACCTCGTGCGACGAAACCGGCATTGGTTTGGTAGACTCACAAATGGGAGTCGTCGGTGAAGCTCTGTTTAGCCAAATTGATATACACCGCGAGTACGGAGGTGTAGTGCCGGAACTCGCATCTAGGGATCACATACGCAAACTATTACCGTTGTTGGATGAAGCCCTAGGCGATTACCGATTAACGCAAGTTGACGCAGTTGCCTATACCGCAGGTCCCGGTTTAATAGGTGCGTTACTAACTGGCGCAGTGATCGGGCATAGCTTGGCTTGGGCATTGGATAAACCAGCATTTGGCATACACCATCTAGAGGCACACATACTCGCCTGTTTATTAGAAAACCCAACACTGCAACCTCCGTATTTGGCATTGCTGGTATCGGGCGGACACACTCAGCTGATAGAAGTCTTGGGGCTAGGCAAATATAGTCTGCTCGGAGAGACGCTTGACGATGCAGTCGGAGAAGCCTTTGATAAAGTCGCTAAAATGTTATCTTTACCTTATCCCGGCGGACCGGCCATCTCACAACTTGCCGAACACGGCAAACTAGGAAAATTCGAGTTCACCAGCCCCATGGTAAACAAGCCGGGGTTGGATTTTAGTTTCAGCGGCTTGAAAACGCAGGTTATGAACCAAATCCGCAATAGTGCGAACGACCCACAAAGCCGCGCCGACATTGCGTTGGCTTTTGAGATCTCTGCGGTGAACGCATTGATAATGAAGAGCAAACGCGCTCTGCAACAAACCTCATATAAACAATTGGTAGTCGCCGGAGGCGTTGCAGCAAACCGTCGTTTGCGTAACAAACTAAAAGAGTTAGCTAAAGATTGTGCGGTGGAAGTAATCTATCCGAAACCTGATTTGTGCATGGATAACGGTGTGATGATTGCGCATGCTGGCATGCTACGCTTGCGCGCAGGACAACCAGAGGATTTATTGCCACAAGTGAACGCACGTTGGTCGTTATCTGATCTGCAGCCGCTATCGCAGTAG
- a CDS encoding MOSC domain-containing protein has translation MSSILSVNVSEAKLLVYKGRSVQSSIRKQPMAGAVAVDKHGLDGDRQADLRNHGGPAKGIYIYPSEHYRAWRTYLNRPLPYGTLGENLTVEGLLETELCIGDRLGIGEVVIELTQPRIPCYKLDMSVEQSGFSKTFAHSCKTGSYAKIIKGGTLRAGAEIVFLKRTVERISVYEIARLYFIDKQNYDAIEQVVKLKTLPQGIRSVFEKRLAHSKIQAKLL, from the coding sequence ATGAGTAGCATACTATCGGTCAATGTATCTGAAGCAAAACTTTTAGTCTATAAAGGACGAAGTGTGCAGAGCAGTATTCGCAAACAACCGATGGCAGGTGCGGTAGCAGTTGATAAACATGGGCTGGACGGCGACCGTCAAGCGGACCTCCGCAACCATGGTGGTCCTGCTAAAGGCATTTATATCTATCCATCTGAACACTATAGAGCTTGGCGCACATATTTGAACCGACCGCTGCCGTACGGAACTCTGGGCGAGAACTTAACAGTGGAAGGATTGCTTGAAACTGAGCTCTGTATCGGCGACCGTCTTGGTATTGGTGAGGTTGTCATTGAATTGACCCAGCCCCGCATTCCTTGTTATAAATTAGACATGAGTGTCGAGCAAAGCGGATTTTCTAAAACCTTTGCGCACAGTTGTAAGACTGGCAGTTATGCAAAAATTATCAAAGGTGGCACTTTGCGTGCTGGTGCAGAAATTGTATTCTTAAAGCGTACAGTTGAGCGTATTAGCGTATACGAGATTGCTCGACTATATTTTATAGACAAACAAAATTACGATGCGATCGAGCAAGTTGTCAAACTTAAGACATTGCCACAAGGCATCCGCAGTGTTTTTGAAAAACGTCTGGCACACTCTAAAATACAAGCTAAACTGTTATAA
- a CDS encoding OsmC family protein, producing the protein MEVNVKWVDRVSFIAETGSGHSVVMDGAPAAGGRNLAARPMEMVLAGLGGCSSFDVVEILKKASQQISSVEIALTAERADSEPAVFTRINGHFIVRGHRLDKSIVKRAVKASAEKHSSVSKMLEKTAEINYSVEVIEE; encoded by the coding sequence ATGGAAGTCAATGTTAAATGGGTAGACCGGGTATCTTTTATTGCTGAGACTGGTTCAGGACATAGTGTCGTGATGGATGGTGCGCCTGCTGCCGGTGGTCGTAATTTAGCCGCCCGGCCTATGGAAATGGTGCTTGCCGGCTTAGGCGGATGTAGTAGTTTTGATGTTGTCGAGATACTAAAGAAAGCCAGTCAACAAATAAGCAGTGTCGAAATTGCATTGACAGCTGAGCGAGCGGATAGTGAACCTGCCGTTTTCACGCGTATCAACGGGCATTTTATAGTGCGCGGTCATCGCTTGGATAAGAGCATCGTTAAACGAGCGGTCAAGGCTTCTGCCGAAAAACATTCATCGGTCTCTAAAATGTTGGAAAAGACTGCCGAGATTAATTATAGCGTTGAGGTTATAGAAGAATGA
- a CDS encoding carbon-nitrogen hydrolase family protein: protein MNSSANLSDNLKRCADLIARAVDADARLLVLPETFAFMGRSLNAQMDIAEQPGQGRIQDFLAEQATRHQIYLVGGTVPVRIKGDPRVYAACLLYDDQGACIATYNKIHLFDVDFPEKGESYRESSVFKSGNEAIVAKTPLGCIGLTICYDLRFPELFRLLVHKGAEIIVLPSAFTKHTGEAHWQLLLRARAVENQAWVIGADQVGVHENGRSTYGHSAIVEPWGRVVTEIQGNAEQVAIAEINRNEQTKLRRSFPCLEHRDIKVSF, encoded by the coding sequence ATGAACAGCAGTGCGAACTTATCAGATAACTTAAAACGCTGTGCTGATTTGATAGCACGCGCAGTGGATGCAGACGCGCGCCTACTGGTATTGCCCGAAACTTTTGCTTTTATGGGCAGGTCGTTAAATGCACAAATGGATATCGCCGAACAACCGGGGCAAGGCAGGATACAAGATTTTCTTGCCGAGCAAGCCACGCGCCATCAGATATATCTAGTAGGCGGTACGGTACCTGTTCGCATCAAGGGCGATCCCCGTGTTTATGCCGCCTGTTTGCTCTACGACGACCAGGGTGCGTGTATCGCCACTTATAACAAGATACATCTGTTTGATGTTGATTTTCCAGAAAAAGGCGAAAGCTACAGGGAGTCGTCGGTTTTTAAGTCGGGCAATGAGGCAATAGTGGCAAAAACACCATTAGGCTGCATTGGTCTCACCATATGCTACGATTTGCGCTTCCCTGAACTGTTTAGATTACTGGTGCATAAAGGTGCTGAAATTATTGTCTTGCCGTCGGCATTTACCAAACACACTGGCGAGGCGCACTGGCAGTTGCTACTACGCGCCAGAGCAGTAGAAAATCAAGCGTGGGTTATCGGCGCAGACCAAGTCGGCGTGCACGAGAACGGCCGCAGCACTTATGGACATAGTGCGATTGTAGAACCGTGGGGGCGAGTGGTGACCGAAATCCAGGGCAATGCCGAACAAGTGGCAATCGCCGAAATAAATAGAAATGAACAAACAAAACTAAGACGTAGTTTCCCTTGCTTAGAACACCGCGATATCAAAGTATCTTTCTAG
- a CDS encoding pyridoxal phosphate-dependent aminotransferase, giving the protein MQFISARSSKISPSKTLSISALSNKLRAEGKDIVNLAVGQPDFPTPNHVKQAAVDAIAENKTGYTAVDGVAELKEAIVAKMKRDNRLDYADNQIIVSCGAKHSLYNICQALLNEGDEVIVPAPFWISYPDIIKLAEGIPVVVATTAAQDFKITAEQLEQHINQRTRMLLLNSPNNPSGSVYSAQELSALAEVLLKHPQVVICSDDIYEHFVFDGQVFNNILNVCPELYPRCVIVNGVSKSYSMTGWRIGWSAGHADLVAAIKKIQSQSTSNPCSISQAAAQAALAGSLDCVYTMRDAFAERRDYLIAALNEIDGVSAPTPAGSFYAFVDFSQAIARHPDVSDDLQLAEQLLNKSYVSTVPGIAFGIANYLRLSLSVAPQDLRKAVDRIKSFVSN; this is encoded by the coding sequence ATGCAATTTATTTCAGCGCGTAGTTCAAAAATTAGCCCTTCTAAGACGCTTAGCATCTCTGCGCTATCTAACAAGTTGCGAGCCGAAGGCAAGGATATCGTCAACCTCGCGGTAGGTCAGCCAGATTTCCCGACGCCTAATCATGTAAAACAAGCCGCGGTGGATGCCATCGCCGAAAATAAAACTGGCTATACTGCGGTGGATGGTGTTGCCGAACTCAAAGAGGCGATTGTCGCTAAAATGAAGCGCGATAACCGCCTTGATTATGCAGATAATCAGATTATAGTTTCCTGCGGTGCCAAGCACTCTCTCTATAATATATGTCAAGCACTCCTAAACGAAGGCGACGAAGTGATAGTGCCAGCGCCCTTTTGGATTAGCTATCCCGATATTATTAAACTCGCCGAGGGTATCCCGGTCGTGGTCGCCACGACCGCCGCACAAGATTTCAAAATTACTGCTGAGCAACTGGAACAGCATATCAATCAACGCACCCGCATGCTTTTATTGAACAGTCCGAATAACCCGTCGGGCAGTGTCTATAGTGCACAAGAACTAAGCGCACTCGCCGAGGTGTTATTAAAACATCCGCAAGTCGTAATCTGCAGTGACGATATCTACGAACATTTCGTATTTGACGGACAGGTTTTTAACAACATACTCAATGTATGCCCCGAACTATACCCGCGATGTGTCATCGTCAACGGTGTCTCTAAATCTTACTCAATGACTGGTTGGCGGATTGGTTGGTCTGCCGGGCATGCAGATTTAGTCGCTGCGATAAAAAAAATACAATCGCAAAGCACCTCCAACCCATGTTCTATTTCTCAGGCTGCCGCCCAAGCAGCACTCGCAGGTTCTCTGGATTGTGTCTACACGATGCGAGACGCCTTTGCCGAACGACGCGACTATCTGATAGCGGCACTGAACGAAATAGACGGCGTGAGTGCGCCGACACCGGCCGGTAGCTTTTATGCTTTTGTTGACTTCTCGCAAGCCATCGCCCGACATCCTGATGTCTCCGACGACCTGCAACTCGCCGAACAACTGCTGAATAAAAGTTATGTCAGCACCGTGCCGGGCATTGCTTTTGGCATAGCAAACTATCTGCGGCTGTCGCTTTCAGTTGCACCACAAGATTTACGGAAAGCCGTTGACAGAATAAAGAGTTTTGTATCCAACTAA